A genome region from bacterium includes the following:
- a CDS encoding ATP-binding protein — protein sequence MVKKVYIHRQIEESLKAFVKEFPAVVLTGPRQTGKSTLLAHIFAKSHKILSFDDPLLRERALLDPKFFLEKAGDRVIFDEIQYVPEILSFIKMLIDKDRQKKGRFIMTGSCAFNLMKNLTETLVGRVGILVLLPFAKGEIENISFLKSMTSQDYFIHSCLQGTFPEVCLEKRDSSRWYGSYISTYLERDIRSLYNIGNLRDFQRFLQLLASRCAQVLNLSSLSLDLGVAVNTVKKWISALEASQLIYLLPAYYQNLGKRITKNPKVYFLDSGLVCYLTGLKDEGHLIKGPMAGSLFENYCIQETVKFFFNHGQRPNLFYLRTHNGLEIDLIIERDKALYPVEFKMSKTINLKMADPIKRFKDLFSKLKIKEGRIVSLCEEDFPLSKDVFSQDIKGYIMWLEETFLSF from the coding sequence ATGGTAAAGAAGGTGTATATTCATCGTCAAATTGAGGAATCACTTAAAGCCTTTGTTAAAGAATTCCCTGCCGTTGTCTTAACTGGCCCACGGCAGACAGGAAAGTCTACTTTACTTGCACATATCTTTGCCAAGTCGCATAAAATTCTTTCCTTTGATGACCCGTTATTACGAGAAAGGGCACTTTTAGACCCAAAGTTCTTCTTAGAAAAAGCAGGAGATAGGGTAATATTTGATGAAATTCAATATGTGCCAGAAATTCTCTCCTTTATAAAGATGCTTATTGATAAAGATAGGCAAAAAAAGGGTCGTTTCATTATGACAGGTTCTTGTGCCTTTAATTTGATGAAAAATCTAACCGAAACATTAGTTGGTCGGGTTGGTATTTTAGTCTTATTGCCATTTGCTAAAGGGGAGATAGAAAATATCTCCTTTCTAAAATCAATGACTAGCCAGGACTATTTTATCCATAGTTGTCTACAAGGAACCTTCCCTGAAGTTTGCCTTGAAAAGAGGGATTCTTCTCGTTGGTATGGAAGTTATATCTCTACATACCTAGAAAGGGATATTCGCTCTCTTTATAACATAGGTAATTTAAGGGATTTTCAGAGATTCTTACAGCTATTAGCCAGCCGTTGCGCCCAAGTTTTAAATCTAAGTAGCCTTTCTTTAGATTTAGGGGTAGCAGTAAATACCGTTAAAAAGTGGATTTCTGCATTGGAAGCAAGCCAGCTAATTTACCTTCTGCCAGCCTATTATCAGAATCTGGGAAAAAGGATTACCAAAAACCCAAAGGTCTATTTCCTAGACAGCGGTTTGGTCTGCTACCTCACAGGATTAAAGGATGAGGGGCATTTGATAAAAGGGCCAATGGCAGGAAGCCTTTTTGAAAATTATTGCATCCAGGAGACAGTTAAGTTCTTCTTTAACCATGGACAAAGACCAAATCTCTTCTATTTAAGAACCCATAATGGATTAGAGATTGATTTGATTATAGAAAGGGATAAGGCATTGTATCCTGTTGAATTTAAGATGTCCAAGACCATTAATCTTAAGATGGCAGACCCAATAAAGAGATTCAAGGATCTATTTTCTAAATTAAAGATTAAAGAGGGAAGAATAGTCTCTTTGTGTGAAGAAGATTTCCCTTTATCAAAGGATGTCTTTAGTCAAGATATAAAAGGATACATAATGTGGCTTGAGGAGACCTTTTTGTCTTTTTAG
- the mrdA gene encoding penicillin-binding protein 2 gives MKRKISSLYIIFFLLFFILLLSSFYLQIIRGGYFKARSLKNRIRIIPHPQSRGMIFDRKGKVLATNVANFSISIIQESLSDEQIEGILSKISSIVPFDREKAKKSMKKKSLRRFEPATIIENISKDNALRIALAFFDMPSLVIDAKPLRYYPNSELASHLLGYIGPITEKEFKEKEGYLIDDRIGKSGIENAYEDILKGKMGGDVIETNVSGRTIRILGKEEAISGCNLYLTIDKNLQEIGEKALYKNGAIVAMSPKTGEVLCMVSKPGFNPSLFLKKLSPNEAKETIFNPSYPLANRAIQFRYPPGSLFKIVDAYLGLEEGVIDPHEYIECTGRFDVGNRKFFCFGKQSHGMVNLISGLSHSCNIYFYKLGLKIGAGKLIEQAKIFGLSSLTDIDLPYEIKGKIPSPSWKERIFKTRWFAGDTINLSIGQGYLLVTPIEMAVLVSSIANSGNIFKPYIVQYIEEPNGRVIRKKPVLKKKINMSFETKSLLDKGLEEVVLSGTGRGAYIPGIRIAGKTGTAQNPQGKDHAWFVCYAPVEDPSIVVVVLVEHGGQGGIEAAPIARKILTGYFGIKEIEPIEPGTETMEIGTETENIGTQTEN, from the coding sequence ATGAAAAGGAAAATTTCCTCCCTTTATATAATATTTTTTCTGTTATTTTTTATCCTCCTTTTATCCTCTTTTTATCTTCAAATAATAAGGGGAGGTTATTTTAAAGCCAGGTCTTTGAAGAATAGGATAAGAATAATTCCACACCCCCAATCTAGGGGGATGATATTTGATAGAAAAGGCAAGGTTTTGGCAACAAATGTAGCTAATTTTTCCATATCCATTATTCAAGAAAGCCTTTCAGATGAACAAATAGAGGGTATTTTATCAAAGATTTCTTCTATTGTTCCATTTGATAGAGAAAAGGCAAAGAAAAGCATGAAAAAAAAATCTCTTCGCAGGTTTGAACCAGCCACAATTATAGAAAATATTTCAAAGGACAATGCTTTAAGGATAGCACTTGCCTTTTTTGATATGCCATCCCTTGTTATAGATGCAAAACCTCTTCGTTATTATCCGAATTCAGAGCTTGCCTCACACCTTTTAGGTTATATTGGACCCATCACAGAGAAGGAATTTAAAGAAAAAGAGGGTTATCTTATTGACGATAGGATTGGAAAAAGTGGCATAGAAAATGCATACGAAGATATTCTTAAAGGAAAGATGGGAGGGGATGTTATTGAGACAAATGTCTCTGGAAGGACAATCCGGATATTGGGGAAAGAAGAGGCAATTTCTGGATGCAATCTTTATCTTACAATTGATAAAAACCTCCAAGAAATAGGAGAAAAAGCCCTTTATAAAAATGGAGCAATTGTTGCTATGTCTCCAAAGACAGGTGAGGTTTTGTGTATGGTGAGTAAGCCTGGTTTTAATCCTTCCCTCTTTCTTAAAAAGCTCTCACCAAATGAGGCAAAAGAGACCATTTTTAATCCATCCTATCCCTTAGCAAACAGGGCAATACAATTTCGCTATCCACCCGGCTCTCTATTTAAAATTGTTGATGCCTATCTTGGGTTAGAAGAAGGAGTTATAGACCCCCACGAATACATTGAATGCACAGGAAGGTTTGATGTAGGAAATAGGAAATTTTTCTGTTTTGGGAAACAAAGCCATGGAATGGTAAATCTTATCTCTGGCCTTTCCCATTCTTGCAACATCTATTTTTATAAACTTGGCTTAAAAATAGGAGCAGGCAAACTAATTGAGCAAGCAAAGATATTTGGCCTTTCTTCCCTAACAGACATTGACCTTCCTTATGAAATTAAGGGAAAAATTCCATCTCCATCCTGGAAGGAGCGTATTTTTAAAACAAGATGGTTTGCAGGCGATACAATAAATCTTTCCATTGGACAGGGATACCTTCTTGTAACACCTATTGAAATGGCTGTTTTAGTTTCCTCAATTGCAAATTCTGGTAATATATTTAAGCCCTATATTGTCCAATATATAGAAGAGCCAAATGGAAGGGTAATAAGGAAAAAGCCTGTTTTAAAAAAGAAAATAAATATGTCTTTTGAAACCAAAAGCCTCTTGGATAAAGGGTTAGAGGAGGTTGTTCTTTCTGGAACAGGAAGGGGTGCATATATCCCAGGGATTAGGATTGCAGGGAAAACAGGAACAGCACAGAATCCACAGGGAAAAGACCATGCCTGGTTTGTCTGCTATGCTCCGGTTGAAGACCCAAGTATTGTTGTTGTTGTCCTTGTTGAGCATGGTGGACAGGGTGGAATTGAGGCAGCACCTATTGCAAGAAAAATTTTAACAGGATATTTTGGAATAAAGGAAATAGAGCCAATTGAGCCTGGAACAGAGACAATGGAAATAGGGACAGAAACAGAAAATATAGGAACACAGACAGAAAATTAG
- the mreD gene encoding rod shape-determining protein MreD has protein sequence MAIIILFAFLVQASGILILFNTSCNLLLITTIFASLKCIPYSAGFFGFFCGILLDLLGIRRFGINALSFSIIAILVSIFSKRIYHRVYIIFFLVFLSTIFSGIISLFLLFLFEGFLLNFFHLLKEGLYNSLLASLIFIFIRKRL, from the coding sequence TTGGCAATAATTATTCTTTTTGCGTTTCTTGTTCAAGCATCAGGAATACTCATTCTCTTTAATACATCTTGCAACCTTCTTCTTATAACAACAATATTTGCCTCCTTGAAATGTATTCCGTATAGCGCAGGTTTTTTTGGATTTTTCTGCGGCATACTTTTAGACTTGCTTGGAATAAGGCGTTTTGGAATAAACGCTTTGTCTTTTTCTATAATAGCAATATTGGTAAGCATTTTTTCAAAGAGGATATACCATAGGGTTTATATTATCTTTTTCCTTGTCTTTTTATCAACCATATTTTCTGGCATTATTTCTTTATTTCTTCTTTTTCTTTTTGAGGGTTTTTTGCTTAATTTTTTTCATCTTTTAAAGGAGGGTTTGTATAATTCTCTCCTTGCTTCTTTAATCTTTATTTTTATAAGAAAGAGGCTATGA
- a CDS encoding cobaltochelatase subunit CobN produces MEEKWDIRKHSLELKGELKDFALARIFGPSPTEYATSMRTLVESSAWKDEKDLVKSYDDSMSYAYFKGRIEKNEKIFSNLLKSIDIVTQERDNTEYEVTDLDHYYEFLGGLSRTVQDKRGEKAEILVIDSTEEEVVVDDLKIAIERATRTRTLNPIWIEGMLKHDFHGAKKIKDRVEYLLAFAATTGKVESWVFDKVADRLIFDEGMRNRLKQNNPYATMKINELLLESARRGYWKVEKERLKHLQNIILKMEGDIE; encoded by the coding sequence ATTGAAGAAAAATGGGATATAAGAAAACATTCTTTAGAATTGAAAGGCGAACTAAAAGATTTCGCACTTGCCAGAATCTTTGGACCTTCACCAACAGAATATGCGACATCAATGAGAACATTAGTTGAAAGTAGTGCTTGGAAAGATGAAAAAGACTTAGTCAAGAGTTATGATGATAGTATGAGTTATGCCTATTTCAAAGGAAGAATAGAGAAAAATGAGAAGATATTCTCCAATTTGCTTAAATCCATTGATATTGTAACTCAGGAAAGGGATAACACAGAGTACGAGGTTACAGACCTAGATCATTATTATGAATTTTTAGGAGGACTATCAAGAACAGTTCAGGATAAGAGAGGAGAAAAGGCAGAGATTTTGGTTATAGATTCTACAGAAGAGGAAGTGGTTGTAGATGATTTAAAGATAGCGATTGAGCGGGCTACAAGAACAAGAACACTTAATCCTATTTGGATAGAAGGGATGTTAAAGCATGATTTTCATGGCGCAAAGAAGATAAAAGATAGGGTAGAATATCTTCTTGCTTTTGCTGCCACTACAGGCAAGGTTGAAAGTTGGGTATTTGATAAGGTCGCTGATAGATTAATATTTGATGAGGGGATGAGAAACAGACTTAAGCAGAACAATCCATATGCCACTATGAAGATAAACGAACTACTGTTAGAATCCGCAAGAAGAGGGTATTGGAAAGTAGAAAAAGAAAGGTTGAAACATTTGCAAAATATTATATTAAAGATGGAAGGAGATATTGAATGA
- a CDS encoding putative cobaltochelatase, producing the protein MSCKAITFPFTAIVGQERMKKALILNAINTQISGVLIRGEKGTAKSTAARALANLLPEIEVVKDCPFSCHPEREELMCEQCRNRKTQGENLPVIKRKIQVVNLPVGSTEDRVVGTLDIEHALKTGEKRFEPGVLADANRAILYVDEVNLLDDHIVDVLLDSAAMGINTIEREGVSYSHPAHFILIGTMNPEEGELRPQLLDRFGLCVNIEGIDEPKERVTIIKRREQFEEDPAKFAAEWEKEERRLSEAILTARRLLKDVVFPDDMLDLIAKIAVDMRVDGHRADIFMVKTAKTIAAFNQRTEVTEDDVKEAAEFVLPHRIRKKPHQGEKTEQQKLEQTFKKHKEEKKQTDGYQNQDKEMNNCQPQARQDASKETLFDVDRQFQVKELNLAKERELKEGTGRRSKTISDDKRGRYIKSCLPKERKDDIAFDATFRAAAPHQIKRNKVSENQKIIITPQDIRQKQREKKVGNLIVFVVDASGSMGASQRMSAAKGAILSLLTDSYQKRDRVSMVSFKQDRAEVLLPLTNSVELASQKLSELPTGGRTPLSSGLQLGFEIIKQELRKNKRLATLMVLVSDGKANVSIEKGGKPFEEAKAIAYRIKEARVKSLVIDTERGFVRLGRLQELSLALGGKYYSLEEIKAENVSCLIREFTEV; encoded by the coding sequence ATGAGTTGTAAAGCTATAACATTTCCGTTTACTGCTATTGTTGGTCAAGAGCGGATGAAGAAGGCTTTGATCTTAAATGCCATAAATACTCAGATTTCTGGGGTACTTATTCGAGGAGAAAAAGGGACAGCCAAATCAACTGCAGCCAGGGCATTAGCAAATCTTTTGCCAGAGATTGAGGTGGTCAAAGACTGCCCATTCAGCTGCCATCCTGAGAGGGAAGAATTGATGTGTGAGCAATGCCGTAATCGAAAGACCCAAGGAGAAAACCTTCCAGTAATTAAAAGGAAGATACAGGTAGTCAATCTCCCTGTAGGCTCAACTGAAGATAGGGTAGTTGGAACCCTTGATATTGAACATGCCCTAAAGACTGGAGAAAAGAGGTTTGAGCCAGGAGTATTGGCTGATGCAAATCGAGCCATACTCTATGTAGATGAGGTAAATCTCTTAGATGACCACATTGTTGATGTCCTACTTGATTCTGCGGCTATGGGTATAAATACAATTGAAAGGGAAGGAGTCTCTTACTCTCATCCTGCCCATTTTATCCTTATTGGCACCATGAACCCTGAAGAAGGGGAATTGCGACCTCAATTGCTTGATAGATTCGGTTTATGTGTGAATATTGAGGGGATAGACGAGCCTAAAGAGAGGGTTACAATCATCAAAAGAAGAGAGCAGTTTGAGGAAGATCCAGCTAAATTTGCTGCTGAGTGGGAAAAAGAAGAAAGGAGACTGAGTGAAGCAATCCTTACAGCTCGCAGATTACTTAAGGATGTGGTCTTTCCTGATGATATGTTAGACCTAATTGCCAAGATAGCAGTCGATATGCGAGTAGATGGCCACCGAGCAGATATATTTATGGTGAAGACAGCTAAAACAATTGCCGCTTTCAACCAACGCACAGAAGTTACAGAGGATGATGTCAAGGAAGCAGCAGAGTTTGTTTTGCCCCACCGAATACGAAAAAAGCCTCACCAGGGAGAAAAGACAGAACAACAAAAGCTGGAACAGACCTTTAAGAAGCATAAGGAAGAGAAGAAACAGACAGATGGCTATCAGAATCAGGATAAGGAAATGAACAATTGCCAGCCTCAGGCCAGGCAAGACGCAAGCAAAGAGACTCTCTTTGATGTAGATAGGCAGTTTCAGGTAAAAGAGTTAAACCTGGCAAAAGAACGAGAGCTAAAAGAGGGGACTGGCAGAAGAAGCAAGACTATTTCTGATGATAAAAGGGGTAGGTATATCAAGAGCTGCTTACCCAAGGAGAGAAAGGATGATATTGCCTTTGATGCTACATTCAGAGCAGCAGCACCACATCAGATAAAAAGAAATAAGGTTTCAGAAAATCAGAAAATAATTATTACACCTCAAGATATTCGGCAAAAGCAGAGGGAGAAGAAAGTTGGTAACCTGATAGTCTTTGTGGTAGATGCCTCAGGGTCTATGGGTGCCTCACAACGAATGTCAGCTGCCAAAGGGGCTATTCTCTCTTTACTCACTGATTCCTATCAAAAAAGGGATAGAGTAAGTATGGTTAGTTTCAAGCAAGATAGAGCAGAGGTCTTGCTTCCTCTTACCAACAGTGTGGAATTGGCTTCGCAAAAACTATCTGAGTTGCCTACTGGAGGGAGAACTCCTCTTTCTTCAGGCCTGCAATTAGGATTTGAGATTATTAAACAAGAATTAAGAAAGAACAAAAGACTTGCTACCCTAATGGTGTTGGTTAGCGATGGCAAAGCTAATGTCTCTATAGAAAAGGGAGGTAAACCATTTGAAGAAGCAAAGGCTATAGCTTACAGGATAAAAGAAGCAAGGGTAAAATCTCTGGTAATAGATACAGAAAGAGGATTTGTCCGCTTAGGAAGATTGCAGGAACTCTCTTTGGCTTTAGGTGGGAAGTATTATTCTTTAGAAGAGATAAAAGCAGAGAATGTCTCTTGTCTAATCAGAGAATTTACCGAGGTTTAA
- a CDS encoding ABC transporter substrate-binding protein has protein sequence MRIALIIFLMVFIAGCAPKPEEEVSLSKGIVITDEMGRKAAFTSIPGRIVVLTGYPAEVICALKEGERIVGICNPEGEYIPELRKKPSVGKSTVTPNLERIIELKPDLVIAYQWTEKEVIEKLERAEIRVLCFRVWTLAETLQFIEKMGKLLGREKEANQLKEFINSKIDMIREKTEGIPVKKKPSIFCEVFKPYQSTAQGENSMKTPWGKFMYKSPTQIQIEIAGGINCVGRQPVRSPIMSPEWVVEKDPDIIIKIPWVEGVGSIPSLEAMKAIRDEIMHREGLNLIKAVKEGRVYIIHSKLCAGPRQVIGTCYKAKWFHPELFPDLLPKAVHKEMLKRFWKMELQGTWTYPEELNLPVKGGKR, from the coding sequence ATGAGGATAGCATTGATCATCTTTCTTATGGTTTTTATTGCCGGTTGCGCACCAAAACCAGAAGAGGAAGTGAGTCTTTCAAAAGGGATTGTCATAACCGATGAAATGGGAAGAAAGGCAGCTTTTACCAGTATTCCAGGGCGAATTGTGGTCTTGACTGGCTATCCTGCTGAGGTTATCTGTGCCTTAAAAGAAGGAGAAAGAATTGTAGGCATCTGCAACCCTGAGGGTGAATATATTCCTGAGCTTCGTAAGAAGCCATCAGTGGGAAAGAGTACAGTCACTCCAAATCTTGAAAGGATCATAGAACTTAAGCCAGATTTGGTTATAGCCTATCAGTGGACAGAGAAAGAGGTGATAGAGAAGTTAGAGAGAGCAGAGATAAGGGTTCTTTGCTTTAGGGTTTGGACGCTTGCTGAAACCCTCCAATTTATTGAAAAGATGGGAAAGTTGCTTGGTAGAGAGAAAGAAGCAAATCAGCTAAAGGAATTTATAAATAGTAAGATAGATATGATTAGGGAGAAAACAGAAGGTATCCCTGTTAAAAAAAAGCCAAGCATATTCTGTGAGGTCTTCAAACCCTATCAATCAACGGCTCAAGGAGAAAACTCAATGAAAACACCATGGGGGAAATTTATGTATAAGAGTCCTACGCAGATTCAGATAGAGATAGCAGGTGGGATAAATTGTGTAGGAAGACAACCTGTTCGCTCCCCAATAATGAGTCCTGAATGGGTTGTAGAGAAAGACCCTGATATTATCATAAAGATTCCTTGGGTTGAAGGGGTTGGCAGTATACCTTCTTTAGAAGCTATGAAGGCAATTAGAGATGAGATCATGCACAGGGAAGGGTTAAATCTTATAAAGGCAGTAAAGGAAGGGAGGGTTTACATCATCCATTCAAAGCTTTGTGCTGGACCAAGACAGGTTATAGGTACTTGTTATAAGGCAAAATGGTTCCACCCTGAACTTTTTCCAGATCTTTTGCCAAAGGCTGTGCATAAAGAGATGCTAAAGAGATTTTGGAAGATGGAATTGCAAGGAACTTGGACCTACCCTGAGGAGCTTAATCTTCCTGTTAAAGGAGGTAAAAGATGA
- a CDS encoding nucleoside recognition domain-containing protein, giving the protein MAGWLLLKTVPIIILGVILAEFIVSLGWVDRLSFLARPITRFSHLQDECGIIFLSAFASPTSANSMLANYYNKGVIEKKELFLAAMINTFPAILMHWRSMLPILLPLLGLAGLLYFLILVLVALVKTSLLMIVARLILKKRAASKTSIEKKKILPLKEAFCTALKNSNYTIKRIIMVIIPTLILSCLLIELGVFERLSHLLKGVILYFPIPSEGLGIVAAFLAHSNAAYTVAGSLLSAGELTQKGVVLSLLIGSVLSSVVMVFQYIMPYYIGIFGPKIGLQLVGISEIIRNGITIIFIFGLAIFW; this is encoded by the coding sequence ATGGCAGGTTGGTTGCTTCTGAAGACAGTACCTATCATTATCTTAGGAGTTATACTGGCTGAGTTCATTGTCTCTTTAGGATGGGTAGATAGACTATCCTTTCTGGCAAGACCAATTACAAGATTTTCTCACCTACAGGATGAATGTGGGATAATCTTTCTTTCTGCCTTTGCTTCACCTACATCTGCCAATTCTATGCTTGCTAATTATTATAATAAGGGGGTTATTGAAAAGAAGGAGTTATTCCTTGCCGCCATGATCAATACATTTCCAGCAATCCTCATGCACTGGCGGAGTATGTTGCCTATACTTTTGCCTCTTTTAGGACTTGCTGGCCTCTTATACTTCCTTATTCTGGTTCTGGTAGCTCTGGTTAAAACATCACTTCTAATGATAGTGGCAAGACTTATACTAAAAAAAAGGGCTGCTTCAAAGACAAGTATTGAAAAGAAAAAGATTCTTCCTTTAAAAGAGGCGTTCTGTACTGCCTTGAAGAATTCTAATTATACGATTAAACGGATAATTATGGTAATAATTCCAACCTTGATTCTCTCTTGCTTATTGATAGAATTAGGGGTTTTTGAGAGATTATCTCATCTACTTAAGGGAGTGATTCTTTATTTCCCTATACCATCTGAAGGATTGGGAATAGTTGCTGCCTTCTTGGCACACTCAAATGCTGCCTATACTGTGGCAGGTAGCCTCTTATCAGCTGGCGAGCTTACCCAAAAGGGTGTGGTGCTTTCACTCCTTATCGGAAGTGTTCTTTCGAGTGTTGTCATGGTGTTTCAATATATTATGCCCTATTATATAGGAATATTTGGTCCTAAGATAGGCTTACAGTTGGTGGGTATCTCAGAGATAATCAGAAATGGAATAACAATAATATTTATCTTTGGATTGGCAATATTTTGGTGA